One window from the genome of Schistocerca piceifrons isolate TAMUIC-IGC-003096 chromosome 8, iqSchPice1.1, whole genome shotgun sequence encodes:
- the LOC124711530 gene encoding F-box/LRR-repeat protein 3-like → MRDSSSLCSKPKRCKTETSANADTTGSEPQKKTKTLSHCRLKHITHLKEVAQRSWGNAPCDILLQVFRLLPVQDLGHVAAVCSHWYRVAQCPELWQSIEFVLSNPSRSHLPPTSPKLIEYILRKHAQHLKFAVFKTDSSVESAEMACQILSRLVNCSLKTLALISSARPVFLDMDQESFVSALTVVFDRSHSLRSLAIDNTPVDDPSLKALASSSSRTLQLLRMKSCPRVSPGGVLALADHCHCLRELSLSYSLLSDELLLALSSEKRVSLEYLHVDVYANGDGDSEGQPPRRLSPHCWQALVRHSPAVNLVMYFFRVPAGCLEALFASYVPATNLYFGDGVPRQALAAVAGHCPRLRELVVGGGEPLTECELPRLAAGCPRLVSLGLAECEVSCRAFVEFVRVCGPRLRELYVTEECLVEDADFDLARTCEVVSQLLGREWTPEFMPMW, encoded by the exons ATTCATCCTCATTGTGTAGCAAACCAAAACGATGTAAGACTGAGACATCTGCCAATGCTGATACGACTGGAAGTGAACCACAAAAGAAGACTAAAACTCTCTCACATTGTAGATTGAAACATATTACGCATTTAAAGGAG GTTGCACAAAGATCGTGGGGAAATGCCCCCTGCGATATACTCCTCCAGGTGTTTCGGCTGCTACCAGTCCAAGATCTTGGCCATGTGGCGGCAGTATGTTCACACTGGTACAGAGTGGCACAGTGTCCAGAGCTGTGGCAGAGCATTGAGTTTGTTCTCAGCAATCCATCACG GTCACACCTGCCACCCACGTCACCTAAGTTAATAGAGTACATTCTGAGGAAGCATGCTCAACATCTCAAATTTGCTGTTTTTAAGACTGATAGTTCAGTAGAATCTGCTGAAATGGCATGCCAGATTTTATCTAGG CTGGTAAACTGTTCTTTGAAGACACTAGCATTGATTAGCAGTGCACGGCCTGTGTTTTTGGATATGGACCAAGAATCATTTGTCTCTGCACTGACTGTGGTATTTGATCGGTCTCATTCCCTTCGGTCATTAGCTATAGATAACACACCCGTCGATGATCCGTCCTTGAAGGCGCTCGCTTCCAGCAGTTCACGTACACTGCAGCTACTGAGGATGAAGAGCTGTCCTCGTGTTTCTCCAGGTG GTGTTCTCGCGCTAGCGGACCACTGCCACTGCCTGCGGGAACTCTCGCTCAGTTACTCGTTACTGAGCGACGAACTGCTGCTGGCACTCTCGTCCGAGAAGCGCGTGAGCTTGGAGTACCTGCACGTTGATGTCTATGCGAATGGAGATGGCGACAGTGAGGGACAGCCGCCACGACGCCTCTCCCCACATTGTTGGCAAGCACTG GTTCGTCACTCACCAGCAGTGAACCTCGTGATGTATTTTTTCCGTGTTCCGGCTGGCTGCTTGGAGGCATTATTTGCATCGTACGTACCTGCAACAAATCTGTACTTTGGAGATGGTGTACCTCGCCAAGCTCTTGCTGCAGTTGCGGGTCACTGCCCCCGCCTCCGTGAGCTCGTTGTCGGAGGGGGTGAGCCTCTGACAGAATGCGAGCTGCCGCGGCTGGCAGCTGGGTGTCCCAGGCTCGTTTCGTTAGGACTGGCCGAATGTGAAGTTTCTTGCCGTGCTTTTGTGGAGTTTGTTCGTGTCTGTGGACCACGCCTGCGTGAATTATATGTCACGGAGGAGTGTTTAGTTGAAGATGCAGACTTCGATTTAGCGCGTACCTGTGAAGTTGTGTCTCAGCTTCTTGGACGAGAATGGACTCCAGAATTTATGCCAATGTGGTGA